A genomic window from Synechococcus sp. CBW1107 includes:
- the moaB gene encoding molybdenum cofactor biosynthesis protein B: MSLAIALLTVSDRRSADPGSGDPSGDALLQRLEAAGHRLAERKLVPDNRYVIRAVVSGWIADPRVQVVISSGGTGLTGRDGTPEAVAPLLDKTIDGFGELFRVLSFEAIGTSTLQSRCLAGVANATILFVLPGSLDAVSTAWDRLIGAQLESSTQPCNLVQLLPRLGEDPLRPATAPKGVG, from the coding sequence GTGTCCCTCGCCATCGCCCTGCTCACGGTCTCGGATCGACGCAGCGCCGATCCGGGCAGCGGTGATCCCTCCGGTGATGCCCTGCTGCAGCGGCTGGAAGCCGCGGGCCATCGCCTCGCCGAGCGGAAGCTCGTCCCCGACAACCGCTACGTCATCCGCGCCGTCGTCAGCGGCTGGATCGCCGATCCCCGCGTGCAGGTGGTGATCAGCAGCGGCGGCACCGGTCTCACGGGCCGGGACGGCACACCGGAAGCGGTGGCACCCCTGCTCGACAAGACGATCGATGGCTTCGGGGAACTGTTCCGGGTGCTCTCGTTCGAGGCGATCGGCACGAGCACACTGCAGAGCCGGTGCCTGGCGGGGGTGGCCAACGCCACGATCCTCTTCGTGCTGCCCGGCTCCCTCGATGCTGTGAGCACCGCCTGGGACCGCCTGATCGGTGCCCAGCTCGAGAGCAGCACCCAGCCCTGCAACCTGGTGCAGCTGCTGCCACGCCTGGGTGAGGACCCGCTGCGTCCGGCCACGGCGCCGAAAGGTGTGGGCTGA
- a CDS encoding DEAD/DEAH box helicase encodes MTLLHATWLSAETSAVPALGGGYRPGLLLWADTWRVAEPRTPASEPPGHPLSLDQDDLGAWLEETDLWTEDFRPAGATLCLPSRRQGARGKRKADSSSWSGLPLQAGEPIPKSVEWWPWRVEGWWLEPGAATVWLGRLPLSGDHPDLADDLRWWSHLQRWSLSLLARGRLLPQVEGGRARWLPLINREDDRRRLEDLASRLPQVAVAALEPGQGEAGVAMACWHPGSGRRRLASILTHLVDARMRAGFTPSQDGLDPLLAAWQRALGPGDGRLDLGDDDCERLQVATHHWREAVAGRVEPARACLELDTPDEGEDLWPLRFSLQAEADPSLLLPAAGVWAAGAGCLQLGETELQQPGELLLEGLGRALQVFEPIERGLDTATPERMALTPAEAFVLVRTAALKLRDVGVGVVLPPSLSGGLASRLGLAIEADLPERSRGFSLGESLQWSWELMIGGVTLTLRDLERLAGKRSPLVQHKGAWIELRPGDLRNAEKFCGLDPVLSLDDALRLTGNEGETLQRLPVHRFTAGPRLKAVLEQYHQQKAPDPLPAPEGFAGQLRPYQERGLGWLAFLHRFDQGACLADDMGLGKTIQLLAFLQHLKAEQELKRPVLLVAPTSVLTNWLREAKAFTPELSVVEHYGPRRPSTPAALKKKLEGVDLVLTSYGLLQRDSEVLCSLDWQGVVIDEAQAIKNSLARQSQAARELARPLKQSRFRIALTGTPVENRVSELWALMDFLNPKVLGEEEFFRQRYRLPIERYGDMASVRDLKARVGPFILRRLKTDRSIISDLPEKVELSEWVGLSTEQAKLYRRTVDETLDAIARAPLGQKHGQVLGLLTKLKQVCNHPALMLKETEVGDGFSARSAKVQRLEEIVEEVIDAGDRALLFTQFAEWGHLLRVHLQKRFHQEVPFLYGSTSKAERQAMVDRFQEDPRGPQLFLLSLKAGGVGLNLTRASHVFHIDRWWNPAVENQATDRAYRIGQTNRVMVHKFITSGSVEEKIDRMIREKARLAEDIVGSGEEWLGGLDPGQLRDLVALEE; translated from the coding sequence ATGACCCTGCTGCACGCCACCTGGCTGTCGGCCGAAACGTCCGCCGTGCCCGCCCTGGGGGGCGGCTACCGGCCGGGGCTTCTGCTCTGGGCCGACACCTGGCGTGTGGCGGAACCCCGGACACCGGCCAGCGAGCCGCCCGGGCACCCCCTCAGCCTCGACCAGGACGACCTGGGCGCCTGGTTGGAGGAGACGGACCTGTGGACGGAGGATTTCCGCCCGGCGGGCGCCACCCTCTGCCTGCCCAGCCGCCGCCAGGGGGCCAGGGGGAAAAGGAAAGCCGACAGCAGCAGCTGGAGCGGCCTGCCCCTGCAGGCGGGCGAACCGATCCCGAAATCGGTGGAGTGGTGGCCCTGGCGGGTAGAGGGCTGGTGGCTCGAGCCGGGCGCTGCCACCGTCTGGCTGGGACGACTGCCCCTGTCGGGAGACCATCCCGATCTGGCCGATGACCTGCGCTGGTGGAGCCACCTGCAGCGCTGGTCGCTGAGCCTGCTGGCCCGGGGCCGGCTGCTGCCCCAGGTGGAGGGAGGCCGCGCCCGCTGGCTGCCCTTGATCAACCGTGAAGACGACCGGCGCCGCCTGGAGGATCTGGCCTCGCGTCTGCCCCAGGTGGCGGTGGCGGCCCTGGAACCCGGACAGGGGGAGGCCGGTGTGGCGATGGCGTGCTGGCATCCGGGGTCCGGGCGGCGGCGGCTGGCCTCGATCCTCACGCATCTGGTGGATGCGCGCATGCGTGCGGGCTTCACCCCCAGCCAGGACGGTCTGGATCCGCTGCTGGCGGCCTGGCAGAGGGCCCTCGGCCCCGGTGACGGCCGCCTCGATCTCGGGGACGACGACTGCGAACGCCTGCAGGTGGCCACTCACCACTGGCGCGAAGCGGTGGCTGGCCGGGTCGAGCCGGCCCGGGCCTGTCTTGAGCTCGACACCCCCGACGAGGGTGAGGATCTCTGGCCCCTGCGCTTCAGCCTCCAGGCCGAGGCCGATCCCAGCCTGCTTCTGCCCGCAGCCGGGGTCTGGGCCGCCGGGGCTGGGTGCTTGCAGCTGGGTGAGACCGAACTCCAGCAGCCCGGTGAACTGCTGCTGGAGGGCCTCGGCCGGGCCCTGCAGGTGTTCGAACCGATCGAGCGGGGGCTCGACACCGCCACACCGGAGCGAATGGCCCTCACCCCGGCCGAAGCCTTCGTGCTGGTGCGCACCGCCGCGCTCAAACTGCGCGATGTGGGCGTCGGCGTGGTCCTGCCCCCCAGCCTCAGCGGCGGTCTGGCCAGCCGGCTCGGCCTGGCGATCGAGGCCGACCTGCCCGAGCGCTCCCGGGGCTTCAGCCTCGGCGAAAGTCTGCAGTGGAGCTGGGAGCTGATGATCGGCGGCGTCACGCTCACCCTGCGTGACCTGGAGCGACTGGCTGGCAAGCGCAGCCCGCTGGTGCAGCACAAGGGGGCCTGGATCGAGCTGCGTCCGGGTGATCTGCGCAACGCCGAGAAGTTCTGCGGCCTCGATCCGGTCCTCAGCCTCGATGACGCCCTGCGCCTGACCGGCAACGAGGGGGAGACCCTTCAGAGGCTGCCGGTGCACCGCTTCACGGCCGGCCCGAGGCTGAAGGCGGTGCTGGAGCAGTACCACCAGCAGAAGGCCCCCGATCCCCTGCCGGCCCCCGAGGGCTTCGCTGGTCAGCTGCGGCCCTACCAGGAGCGCGGCCTGGGCTGGCTGGCCTTCCTGCACCGCTTCGATCAGGGGGCCTGCCTGGCCGACGACATGGGTCTGGGCAAGACGATCCAGCTGCTGGCCTTCCTTCAGCACCTCAAGGCGGAGCAGGAACTGAAGCGGCCCGTGCTGCTGGTGGCCCCCACCTCGGTGCTCACCAACTGGCTGCGCGAAGCGAAGGCCTTCACCCCGGAGCTGAGCGTCGTGGAGCACTACGGCCCCCGGCGGCCCTCCACACCCGCCGCCCTGAAAAAAAAGCTGGAAGGGGTGGATCTGGTGCTCACCAGCTACGGACTGCTGCAGCGCGACAGCGAAGTGCTCTGCAGCCTCGACTGGCAGGGGGTGGTGATTGATGAGGCCCAGGCCATCAAGAATTCCTTGGCCCGGCAATCACAGGCAGCCCGCGAGCTGGCCCGGCCCCTCAAGCAGAGCCGCTTCCGCATCGCCCTCACCGGAACGCCGGTGGAGAACCGGGTGAGCGAACTCTGGGCCCTGATGGATTTTCTCAACCCGAAGGTGCTCGGGGAAGAGGAGTTCTTCCGCCAGCGCTACCGCCTGCCGATCGAGCGTTACGGCGACATGGCCTCGGTGCGCGACCTCAAGGCGCGGGTCGGGCCGTTCATCCTGCGCCGGCTCAAGACCGACCGCTCGATCATCTCCGATCTGCCGGAGAAGGTGGAACTGAGCGAGTGGGTGGGGCTCTCCACCGAACAGGCGAAGCTCTACCGCCGCACCGTGGATGAGACCCTCGATGCGATTGCACGGGCACCGCTGGGCCAGAAGCACGGCCAGGTGCTGGGCCTGCTCACCAAACTCAAGCAGGTGTGCAACCATCCGGCCCTGATGCTCAAGGAAACCGAGGTGGGCGATGGCTTCAGCGCCCGCTCGGCCAAGGTGCAGCGCCTCGAGGAAATCGTGGAGGAAGTGATCGACGCGGGCGACCGGGCTCTGCTGTTCACCCAGTTCGCCGAGTGGGGTCACCTGCTGCGGGTCCACCTGCAGAAGCGCTTCCACCAGGAGGTGCCCTTTCTGTATGGCAGCACCAGCAAGGCGGAACGTCAGGCCATGGTGGATCGCTTCCAGGAGGATCCGCGCGGTCCGCAGCTGTTCCTGCTCTCGCTCAAGGCAGGCGGCGTGGGTCTCAATCTCACCCGAGCCAGCCATGTGTTCCACATCGACCGCTGGTGGAACCCGGCGGTGGAGAACCAGGCCACCGACCGCGCGTACCGCATCGGCCAGACCAACCGCGTGATGGTGCACAAGTTCATCACCAGCGGCTCGGTGGAGGAGAAGATCGACCGGATGATCCGCGAAAAGGCCCGCCTGGCCGAGGACATCGTCGGCAGCGGCGAGGAGTGGCTGGGTGGCCTCGACCCCGGTCAGCTGCGCGACCTGGTGGCCCTGGAGGAGTGA
- a CDS encoding HAD-IIB family hydrolase: protein MTQLLICTDLDRTLLPNGDLEESPHARERFAAVASRPEVTLAYVSGRDLALVEQAITDFGIPRPDWVIGDVGSKLYQLNEAGEGNDQGQNKDPTTWIQSSAWEEDIALDWPRLVNEQIAEALTSIHGLVLQEPARQSRYKVSYYLPLGFDLDTLRQDMGARLQELGAHSSLIYSVDEQAQVGLLDVLPQRATKLHAVEFLMQSLGVTTTNTVFAGDSGNDLPVLVSSVPSVLVANAHPDVIREAEASSRDRSTADFLYLAKGNFLGMNGNYSAGILEGLVHYHPETKDWIT from the coding sequence ATGACCCAGCTCCTGATCTGTACCGACCTTGATCGCACCCTTTTGCCCAACGGTGATCTTGAGGAGTCGCCGCACGCCCGTGAGCGGTTTGCTGCGGTGGCCTCCCGCCCGGAGGTCACGCTGGCCTACGTGTCGGGCCGGGATCTGGCCCTGGTTGAGCAGGCCATCACGGACTTCGGCATTCCCAGGCCTGACTGGGTGATCGGCGATGTGGGCAGCAAGCTCTATCAGTTGAACGAGGCGGGTGAAGGGAATGATCAGGGACAAAACAAGGACCCAACCACCTGGATCCAGTCCAGTGCCTGGGAGGAGGACATCGCCCTGGACTGGCCTCGACTCGTCAACGAGCAGATCGCTGAGGCCCTCACCTCGATCCATGGCCTTGTGCTTCAGGAGCCTGCTCGGCAGAGCCGTTACAAGGTGAGTTACTACCTTCCACTCGGTTTCGATCTTGATACGCTTCGGCAGGACATGGGAGCCAGGCTCCAGGAGTTGGGGGCTCATTCAAGTCTGATCTACAGCGTGGATGAGCAGGCGCAAGTGGGTCTGCTCGATGTCCTGCCTCAGCGGGCCACCAAGCTTCATGCGGTGGAATTCCTGATGCAGAGCCTGGGCGTGACGACCACCAACACTGTATTTGCGGGTGACAGCGGCAATGACCTGCCGGTTCTGGTGAGTTCAGTTCCTTCCGTGTTGGTGGCCAATGCCCATCCGGATGTGATTCGAGAGGCTGAAGCCAGTTCACGGGATCGCAGTACAGCAGACTTCTTGTATCTGGCCAAGGGTAACTTCCTGGGCATGAATGGAAACTACAGCGCTGGGATTCTGGAAGGTCTGGTTCACTATCATCCCGAAACGAAGGACTGGATCACCTGA
- a CDS encoding MOSC domain-containing protein, whose product MAERRAVPQIEKPPVGERVGQVEAIWRYPVKSMLGERLPTASIGRSGLCGDRAYALWDHDTGRVASAKNPRLWKDLLSCSARYVEPPLSGKAPPAVAITTPADTMLSSDPEVSARLSDWLERPVSLLDQPPEGASLDQYWPPVPQRAFQDVVNELVLPSGTFFDSCPLHAITTATLERLRTLEPELDFAVERFRPNLLIQPESGDSGFLEEAWIGCTLRLGRELRLRVDDGCPRCVVTTLSQGDLPEDLEILRATARHNKVVAGIRLSVVTPGEVQVGDPVVLESET is encoded by the coding sequence ATGGCGGAGCGACGAGCAGTGCCGCAGATCGAGAAGCCGCCCGTGGGCGAACGGGTGGGGCAGGTGGAGGCCATCTGGCGCTACCCGGTGAAATCGATGCTGGGGGAGCGGCTGCCCACCGCCAGCATCGGCAGGTCAGGCCTCTGCGGCGACCGGGCCTATGCCCTCTGGGACCACGACACCGGCCGCGTGGCCAGCGCCAAGAATCCGCGGCTCTGGAAGGACCTGCTGAGCTGCAGCGCCCGCTACGTGGAACCCCCGCTCTCTGGGAAGGCGCCGCCGGCGGTGGCGATCACGACCCCCGCAGACACCATGCTCAGCAGTGATCCCGAGGTGAGCGCGAGGCTTTCCGACTGGCTGGAGCGCCCGGTCAGCCTGCTGGATCAGCCGCCGGAGGGCGCCAGCCTGGATCAGTACTGGCCTCCGGTACCTCAGAGGGCCTTTCAGGATGTGGTGAATGAACTGGTGCTGCCCAGCGGCACCTTCTTCGATTCCTGCCCCCTGCACGCCATCACCACCGCCACTCTGGAACGGCTTCGGACGCTGGAGCCCGAGCTCGATTTCGCTGTGGAGCGGTTCCGCCCGAACCTGCTGATCCAGCCGGAGAGCGGCGACAGCGGCTTCCTCGAGGAAGCCTGGATCGGCTGCACCCTTCGCCTCGGCCGGGAGCTGCGCCTGCGGGTCGATGACGGCTGTCCGCGCTGCGTGGTCACCACCCTCAGCCAGGGTGATCTTCCAGAAGACCTGGAGATCCTGCGGGCCACGGCACGTCACAACAAGGTGGTAGCCGGCATCCGCCTGAGCGTGGTCACACCTGGTGAGGTCCAGGTGGGTGATCCTGTGGTGCTGGAGAGTGAGACCTGA
- a CDS encoding metallophosphoesterase → MTLASEASIAAKIERMDARVRRGHPALRRRGIDQTRLAIASAPDGDEAFSFLALGDSGSGRCGPGSPQRQVAELLQAQRDGVGFVLHTGDVVYLVGSSEQYPRNFIQPYREWLVGGDDWRSLRFDRLTFRLPFLPVPGNHDYYDLSVPLLLLAGISSPVRRLLPRIDFDVGLHGSRVGEAYARAFLDGLAALPEERLGGHLDRHYTATHDGHRCLDYRPGQFTRLPNRYYTFRWAGVDVLALDSNTFDRPPPRAREDSGEDAADGAQLAWLRETLVASWLNPRVRGRILVLHHPPYATEASKWQEPQTLAVRRHLRAVLDQVAARVGPATARRPLLNLVLTGHAHCLELLRSGSTGHGDSHIPWLICGGGGYSLRRQRAQGSTLLEGPPGEERIVAHSELFVGRSGHGSKLRRRFSALRVDVAAGSPLRLTLTPLLAEQVSGRWRSGPMEPITL, encoded by the coding sequence ATGACCCTGGCGTCCGAGGCGAGCATTGCCGCCAAGATCGAGCGCATGGATGCCAGGGTGCGGCGGGGCCACCCCGCCCTGAGGCGTCGCGGCATCGACCAGACGCGGCTGGCCATCGCGTCGGCACCCGACGGCGACGAGGCCTTCAGCTTCCTGGCCCTGGGCGACAGCGGCTCCGGCCGCTGCGGACCCGGCAGCCCGCAGCGGCAGGTGGCCGAGCTGCTCCAGGCCCAGCGTGATGGTGTGGGGTTTGTGCTCCACACCGGCGATGTGGTGTACCTGGTGGGCTCCAGCGAGCAGTATCCGCGCAACTTCATCCAGCCCTACAGGGAATGGCTGGTGGGCGGGGACGACTGGCGCAGCCTTCGCTTCGACCGGCTCACCTTTCGCCTGCCGTTCCTGCCGGTGCCCGGCAACCACGATTACTACGACCTGTCGGTGCCGCTTCTCCTCCTGGCCGGGATCTCGAGCCCTGTGCGCCGGCTCCTGCCGAGGATCGACTTCGATGTGGGGCTCCATGGATCGCGCGTGGGCGAGGCCTATGCCCGCGCCTTCCTCGACGGGCTGGCCGCGCTTCCGGAGGAGCGGCTCGGGGGCCACCTGGACCGGCATTACACCGCCACCCACGACGGCCATCGCTGCCTGGACTACCGCCCAGGCCAGTTCACGCGCCTGCCCAACCGCTACTACACGTTCCGCTGGGCGGGCGTCGATGTGCTCGCCCTCGACTCGAACACCTTCGATCGGCCTCCACCCCGGGCCCGGGAGGACTCCGGCGAGGACGCCGCGGACGGCGCGCAACTGGCCTGGCTGCGGGAGACCCTGGTGGCGTCGTGGCTGAATCCACGGGTTCGGGGCCGGATTCTCGTTCTGCACCATCCCCCCTACGCCACCGAGGCCAGCAAGTGGCAGGAACCGCAGACCCTGGCGGTGCGCCGGCATCTGCGCGCCGTGCTGGATCAGGTGGCCGCCCGGGTCGGCCCGGCCACGGCCCGGCGGCCTCTGCTGAATCTGGTGCTCACCGGCCATGCCCACTGCCTGGAACTCCTGCGCAGCGGCTCCACCGGCCATGGCGACAGCCACATTCCCTGGCTGATCTGCGGCGGCGGTGGCTACAGCCTGCGCCGCCAGCGGGCCCAGGGGAGCACGCTGCTGGAAGGCCCACCGGGTGAGGAGCGGATCGTGGCCCACTCCGAGCTGTTCGTGGGGCGCTCGGGCCATGGCAGCAAGCTCCGGCGCCGCTTTTCCGCCCTTCGGGTCGACGTGGCGGCCGGGTCACCGCTGCGGCTCACGCTCACGCCGCTGCTGGCGGAACAGGTGTCGGGGCGCTGGCGCAGCGGCCCCATGGAGCCGATCACCCTCTAG
- a CDS encoding diacylglycerol kinase family protein: MPNALALLAGEDQLNTLISFLARHQASLAGFPLLAPAELADVLARDGRTTSLAVSPLAALAAGGDIQLAERVLSGEVSAVLFFVDPAAPPGRTPDLNLLLRACSLTDTALALNAATAELALRGLARSRLAYLIFNPVAGQGDPNQDLALIRTILEPQILLQVVLTRPDRDPADQTRELVDIVQARPATEIGEVMILASGGDGTVSAVAGAVMEAGIPLGVIPRGTANAFATALNIPIDLEAACLTILAGQTRVVDAARCNGTPMVLLAGVGFEAGMVDRATRDLKTMLGPLAYVLAGAQQLASQEPFQARLEIDGQVTELQTGAITVANVAPATSVLAQGFGRVIPDDGLLEITIASPTNRLQGLNTFASLVASAVVRSPTNRPDLLCLRARSITISTDPPQKLVIDGELLEANPISITCLSGALTVFAPLPVS; this comes from the coding sequence ATGCCCAACGCCCTGGCCCTGCTGGCCGGCGAAGACCAGCTCAACACCCTGATCAGCTTCCTGGCCAGGCACCAGGCCTCCCTGGCGGGGTTCCCCCTGCTGGCGCCGGCGGAGCTGGCCGATGTGCTGGCACGGGATGGTCGCACCACCTCCCTGGCGGTCAGCCCCCTGGCAGCGCTGGCGGCCGGCGGCGACATCCAGCTCGCGGAGAGGGTTCTCTCCGGCGAGGTGAGCGCTGTGCTGTTCTTCGTGGACCCGGCGGCTCCCCCGGGCCGCACGCCGGATCTGAACCTGCTGCTGCGGGCCTGCAGCCTCACCGACACGGCCCTGGCCCTGAACGCGGCCACCGCGGAGCTGGCCCTGCGCGGGCTGGCCCGCAGCCGCCTGGCCTATCTGATCTTCAACCCGGTGGCCGGTCAGGGGGATCCCAACCAGGATCTGGCCCTGATCCGCACCATCCTCGAGCCTCAGATCCTGCTGCAGGTGGTGCTGACCAGGCCGGACCGCGACCCCGCCGACCAGACCCGGGAACTGGTGGACATCGTTCAGGCCCGGCCTGCCACCGAGATCGGCGAGGTCATGATCCTGGCCTCAGGCGGGGATGGCACCGTCTCGGCCGTGGCGGGTGCGGTGATGGAGGCCGGTATTCCCCTGGGGGTGATCCCCCGCGGCACCGCCAACGCCTTCGCCACGGCCCTGAACATCCCCATCGACCTGGAGGCCGCCTGCCTGACGATCCTGGCCGGGCAGACCCGGGTGGTGGACGCAGCCCGCTGCAACGGCACTCCGATGGTGCTGCTGGCGGGAGTCGGCTTCGAAGCGGGGATGGTGGACCGGGCCACCCGCGACCTCAAGACCATGCTCGGTCCCCTGGCCTACGTGCTGGCCGGCGCGCAGCAGCTGGCCAGCCAGGAACCCTTCCAGGCCAGGCTCGAGATCGATGGCCAGGTGACGGAGCTCCAGACGGGCGCCATCACCGTGGCGAACGTGGCGCCGGCCACCTCGGTGCTGGCCCAGGGCTTCGGCCGGGTGATCCCCGACGACGGCCTGCTCGAGATCACCATCGCCTCCCCCACGAACCGGCTGCAGGGCCTGAACACCTTCGCCTCGCTGGTGGCGTCGGCGGTGGTGCGCTCCCCCACCAACCGGCCCGATCTGCTCTGTCTGCGCGCACGGTCGATCACGATCAGCACCGATCCCCCCCAGAAACTGGTGATTGACGGCGAACTGCTGGAGGCCAATCCGATCAGCATCACCTGCCTGAGCGGGGCCCTCACCGTGTTCGCCCCCCTGCCCGTGAGCTGA
- a CDS encoding alpha-amylase family glycosyl hydrolase, whose product MYEQISHSLLNSILDELRPEIKRQNLRHFYTRLGANFYAIHSLFSTLYGDRDDFQAQMVRLVETMAEGYIYRSEESERLDMSREQDHNWFLSQKWVGMALYTNGFAENLADLANKIGYFQELGVNMVHIMPILKCPIGKSDGGYAISNFREIDGRVGDLNDFQKISEQFRKNDILLVLDIVLNHTSDEHEWALKAKAGDPHYQNYYLTFEDRSVPDVFEQGMPEVFPETDPGNFTWNEEMGRWVMTVFHDYQWDLDYRNPDVFIEILAIVLFWANQGVDVLRLDAVAFLWKKMGSTCQNERKAHLILQLLKDCCQVTAPGVLFIAEAIVAPGELAKYFGEDAIVAKECEIAYNATLMALLWDGIATKNTKLLREGIKSLPSKLDRATWLTYVRCHDDIGFGFDDRDISAVGYEPHSHRMFLIDYFSGKYDDTSRGLVFMRNEFTGDARICGSLASLAGLESALESGDQARIDRAISKILLLNSVIMSFGGIPLLYNGDALGLLNDYSYSGDPSKANDSRWVHRSKIDWEKAALRHQRGSVECRIFTAMKRMISIRKEISAFADFNNRELLHSDNEHLLCYLRFNPLRTSDKVFVVANFDDHPQRLELESYSRYGINPRGNYVDLFSGVRPSQYEGCIALQGGQFYWLSEN is encoded by the coding sequence ATGTACGAACAGATCTCTCATTCACTGTTGAACTCGATTCTGGACGAACTCAGACCGGAAATCAAGCGACAGAACCTCCGTCATTTCTACACAAGACTGGGCGCGAACTTTTATGCTATTCATTCGCTGTTCTCCACTCTTTATGGCGACCGCGACGATTTTCAGGCCCAGATGGTGCGCCTGGTTGAAACTATGGCCGAAGGCTATATCTACCGATCAGAGGAGTCCGAGCGGCTGGACATGAGTCGCGAGCAGGACCACAACTGGTTCCTGTCGCAGAAATGGGTGGGCATGGCCCTGTACACCAACGGCTTTGCTGAAAACCTGGCTGATCTAGCCAATAAAATTGGCTATTTTCAGGAGCTGGGTGTGAACATGGTTCACATCATGCCCATTTTGAAGTGTCCAATCGGCAAGAGCGATGGCGGTTATGCCATCAGTAATTTCCGGGAAATTGATGGCAGGGTGGGTGATCTCAACGATTTTCAGAAAATATCGGAGCAATTCCGGAAAAACGACATCCTGTTGGTGCTTGATATCGTGCTCAACCATACCTCGGATGAGCACGAATGGGCGCTCAAGGCCAAGGCCGGTGACCCTCACTATCAGAACTACTATCTCACCTTTGAAGACCGCTCGGTCCCCGACGTCTTCGAGCAGGGAATGCCAGAGGTTTTCCCTGAAACGGATCCTGGAAATTTCACCTGGAATGAGGAGATGGGGCGTTGGGTGATGACCGTTTTCCACGACTACCAGTGGGATCTGGACTATCGCAACCCGGACGTCTTCATCGAGATCCTCGCGATCGTTCTGTTCTGGGCCAATCAAGGCGTGGATGTTCTGCGCCTTGACGCCGTTGCATTCCTCTGGAAAAAGATGGGATCAACCTGTCAGAACGAGAGAAAGGCACATCTGATCCTGCAGCTCCTGAAGGACTGTTGCCAGGTCACGGCTCCTGGCGTTCTCTTCATTGCGGAAGCCATTGTCGCTCCTGGTGAACTGGCAAAATATTTTGGAGAAGATGCGATTGTTGCCAAAGAATGTGAAATTGCCTACAATGCCACGTTGATGGCCCTCCTCTGGGACGGCATCGCAACCAAGAACACGAAGTTGTTGCGTGAGGGCATCAAGAGCCTTCCTTCCAAGCTGGATCGTGCCACCTGGCTGACCTATGTGCGCTGTCATGACGATATTGGCTTTGGCTTTGATGATCGAGATATTTCGGCTGTGGGTTATGAGCCTCATTCCCATCGAATGTTCCTGATCGATTATTTCAGTGGAAAGTATGACGATACATCCAGGGGGCTGGTGTTCATGCGCAATGAGTTCACCGGAGATGCGCGTATCTGTGGGTCCCTGGCGTCCCTGGCCGGGCTTGAGTCTGCCCTCGAGAGTGGAGATCAGGCCAGGATCGACCGTGCCATCAGCAAGATCCTGCTGCTCAACAGTGTGATCATGTCGTTCGGCGGGATCCCTCTCCTCTACAACGGTGATGCTCTGGGCCTGCTCAACGACTACAGCTACAGCGGTGACCCGAGCAAGGCCAATGACAGTCGCTGGGTGCATCGCTCCAAGATCGACTGGGAGAAGGCAGCGCTTCGGCATCAGCGTGGCTCCGTGGAATGCAGGATCTTCACGGCCATGAAGCGGATGATCTCCATTCGAAAGGAGATCTCGGCTTTTGCAGACTTCAACAACCGTGAGCTGCTGCACTCGGACAACGAGCATCTCCTCTGTTATCTCCGCTTCAACCCGCTGAGGACCTCAGACAAGGTCTTCGTGGTGGCGAACTTCGATGATCATCCCCAGCGCCTGGAGCTGGAGAGCTACAGCCGTTATGGCATCAACCCCCGCGGAAATTATGTGGACCTTTTCAGTGGTGTGCGGCCCTCCCAGTACGAGGGTTGCATTGCCTTGCAGGGTGGACAGTTCTATTGGCTGAGCGAGAATTGA